In Ipomoea triloba cultivar NCNSP0323 chromosome 7, ASM357664v1, a single genomic region encodes these proteins:
- the LOC116024385 gene encoding uncharacterized protein LOC116024385, translated as MIPDVLFEILTRTTLETMDTCKVVSTELKELINDPWFKQTYSQKTRNIFGYFVQTVKGNRHLSKFVPINPTLNVQNNISIQCFKDDLKILASCSQGILCCRKYENRSYQYYVCKPSTSQLVALPSPRKPGQLFERVALTVLKSKPYHYQIVRFSDDHYSPSGQDSYICEVFDSKLWTWRQSKNLVTEQCTIFGHQPSVCIGGIVNWLTNKNSVLAFDSTTETHSEFPTPTAELSNNEGYEKKQIMEYNGKLGFSCEYKSEKLLLWELEDRRNCKWKIKKVVEIDKDEKRLIGCSLADMALMSGYRLQVYEQSGLYLPMDIFPFRSDWAPVNLKGDEMTGF; from the coding sequence ATGATTCCTGATGTCCTTTTCGAGATTTTGACTCGAACAACCTTAGAAACAATGGATACGTGTAAGGTTGTTAGTACGGAACTGAAGGAACTCATCAACGACCCATGGTTCAAGCAAACCTACAGTCAGAAaacaagaaatatttttggatattttGTTCAAACAGTCAAAGGCAATCGCCATCTATCCAAATTTGTCCCTATCAATCCAACCTTGAACGTTCAGAATAATATTTCTATACAATGCTTTAAGGATGACTTGAAGATCTTGGCATCTTGTAGTCAAGGAATTCTGTGTTGTAGAAAGTATGAAAATAGGTCATATCAATACTATGTTTGTAAGCCCAGCACTAGCCAACTTGTTGCATTGCCTAGTCCTAGGAAACCAGGCCAGTTATTTGAACGAGTTGCTTTGACAGTGCTTAAATCAAAACCTTATCACTATCAAATAGTTAGATTCTCTGACGATCATTATTCGCCATCAGGACAAGATAGTTACATATGTGAGGTTTTCGATTCCAAGCTTTGGACATGGAGGCAGTCCAAAAACCTTGTAACGGAGCAATGCACGATTTTCGGCCATCAACCATCGGTCTGTATAGGTGGCATAGTCAATTGGCTTACAAACAAAAACTCAGTTTTAGCCTTCGACTCGACAACAGAAACTCACTCAGAGTTCCCGACACCGACAGCGGAGTTGTCGAACAATGAAGGCTATGAGAAAAAGCAAATCATGGAGTACAATGGGAAGCTAGGGTTTTCATGCGAGTACAAGTCGGAAAAACTGTTGCTTTGGGAGCTAGAAGACAGAAGAAATTGCAAGTGGAAGATAAAGAAAGTTGTGGAAATTGATAAGGATGAGAAGAGGTTGATAGGTTGCAGCCTTGCAGACATGGCTTTGATGAGTGGATATAGGCTTCAGGTGTATGAACAGAGCGGTCTGTATTTGCCTATGGATATTTTTCCCTTCCGATCAGACTGGGCGCCAGTTAATTTGAAGGGTGATGAGATGACTGGGTTTTGA